The proteins below are encoded in one region of Sulfitobacter sp. SK012:
- a CDS encoding phosphoserine transaminase translates to MAMTTPGTRPANPRFSSGPCAKPPTYDLAKLSGAPLGRSHRAAPGKAKLLEAIEATREVLGIPADYRIGIVPASDTGAFEMAMWSLLGERPAQMVAWESFGAGWVTDVVKQLKIDATTHTAEYGEIVDMAALNYDNDVCFTWNGTTSGVRMPHGDMISIDRAGLTLCDATSAAFAMDLPWDKLDATTFSWQKVLGGEAAHGVLVLSPRAVERLESYTPAWPMPKIFRLTKGGKLIEGIFRGETINTPSMLCVEDYLFALDWAKSVGGLEGMIARADANASAITEFVNEHNWIEFLAVDPATRSNTSVCLKFNDDRIVDGGAFAKAVAKRLADEDVALDIGAYRDAPAGLRIWCGGTVETADIDAMLPWLAWAFEAEINA, encoded by the coding sequence ATGGCTATGACAACACCCGGCACGCGGCCGGCAAATCCGCGTTTTTCTTCTGGCCCCTGTGCCAAACCCCCCACATATGATTTAGCAAAGCTATCGGGCGCGCCTTTGGGCCGAAGCCACCGCGCGGCTCCGGGCAAGGCAAAACTGCTCGAGGCGATTGAAGCAACGCGCGAGGTGCTGGGCATCCCTGCGGACTACCGCATTGGGATTGTGCCCGCCTCTGACACCGGCGCCTTTGAGATGGCGATGTGGTCGCTGCTGGGCGAACGCCCTGCCCAAATGGTCGCTTGGGAGAGCTTTGGCGCGGGCTGGGTCACAGATGTGGTCAAACAGCTCAAGATCGACGCAACCACCCACACCGCTGAGTACGGCGAGATCGTGGACATGGCGGCGCTCAACTATGACAATGACGTTTGTTTTACGTGGAACGGCACGACGTCTGGCGTGCGGATGCCACATGGCGACATGATCTCAATAGATCGCGCTGGGCTAACCCTGTGTGATGCGACATCTGCTGCATTTGCGATGGATTTGCCCTGGGACAAACTAGATGCGACGACCTTCTCTTGGCAAAAAGTGTTGGGTGGTGAAGCTGCCCATGGCGTGCTGGTCCTTAGCCCCCGCGCTGTAGAACGGCTGGAAAGCTATACGCCTGCTTGGCCGATGCCAAAGATCTTTCGACTGACCAAAGGTGGAAAGTTGATCGAGGGCATTTTTAGGGGCGAAACAATCAACACGCCTTCAATGCTTTGCGTCGAAGATTACCTCTTTGCGCTGGATTGGGCCAAATCGGTTGGCGGCCTAGAAGGCATGATTGCTCGGGCCGATGCCAATGCAAGCGCCATCACCGAGTTTGTAAATGAGCACAACTGGATTGAGTTTCTTGCCGTTGATCCGGCAACCCGGTCCAACACATCTGTCTGTCTGAAGTTCAATGATGACCGGATTGTAGATGGTGGTGCCTTTGCAAAAGCGGTGGCCAAGCGCCTCGCGGATGAAGATGTTGCACTCGATATCGGTGCATATCGTGACGCGCCAGCCGGTCTGCGGATATGGTGTGGTGGCACGGTAGAGACTGCCGATATCGACGCAATGTTGCCATGGCTAGCTTGGGCTTTTGAAGCAGAAATCAACGCCTAG
- the serA gene encoding phosphoglycerate dehydrogenase → MAPKVLISDKLSAAAVQIFKDRGIDVDFQPDLGKDKDKLAAIIGNYDGLAIRSATKVTDKILANAPNLKVIGRAGIGTDNIDKDAASKQGVIVMNTPFGNMITTAEHAIAMMFAVARQIPEASTSTHAGKWEKSKFMGVELTGKTLGVIGAGNIGGIVCDRARGLKMKVVAYDPFLGDEKAQKMGVEKVELEELLARADFITLHVPFTEQTANILSRENLAKTKKGVRVINCARGGLVDEEALAELLASGHVAGAAFDVFAKEPATENPLFNLPNVVCTPHLGAATTEAQENVALQVAEQMSDYLLTGAVSNALNMPSVTAEEAAVMGPWIKLAGHLGAFIGQMTDEPIKAINILYDGAVAEMNLAALNCSVVAGIMKRANPDVNMVSAPVVAREKGIQISTTNQDKSGVFDGYIKVTVVTDKRERSVAGTVFSDGKPRFIQIKGIQVDAEIGAHMLYTTNEDIPGIIGMLGQTMGENGVNIANFTLGRAGVQGEAIALLYVDEAVPAPVIKKLQDTGMFTQVKPLQFELA, encoded by the coding sequence ATGGCCCCCAAAGTACTTATCTCCGACAAACTATCCGCCGCTGCCGTCCAGATCTTTAAGGACCGCGGCATTGATGTCGATTTTCAACCCGATCTAGGCAAGGATAAAGACAAGCTCGCCGCGATCATCGGGAACTACGACGGGCTCGCGATCCGCTCGGCCACCAAAGTAACGGACAAGATTTTGGCGAACGCGCCAAACCTGAAGGTTATCGGGCGTGCCGGGATCGGGACGGATAACATCGACAAGGACGCCGCCTCTAAACAGGGGGTGATCGTTATGAACACGCCCTTCGGCAACATGATCACCACAGCCGAACACGCCATCGCAATGATGTTTGCCGTAGCACGACAGATCCCCGAAGCCTCTACATCGACCCATGCTGGCAAATGGGAAAAATCCAAATTTATGGGCGTCGAGCTGACGGGCAAGACGCTTGGCGTGATCGGTGCCGGCAATATTGGTGGGATCGTTTGCGACCGAGCGCGCGGCCTCAAGATGAAGGTGGTTGCCTATGATCCCTTCCTTGGCGATGAAAAAGCTCAGAAGATGGGTGTCGAAAAGGTCGAGCTGGAAGAACTACTGGCGCGGGCTGACTTCATCACATTGCACGTGCCCTTCACCGAGCAGACCGCCAATATCCTCAGCCGCGAAAATCTAGCCAAAACCAAAAAAGGCGTGCGCGTGATCAACTGTGCCCGTGGTGGATTGGTTGACGAAGAAGCATTGGCAGAGCTGCTGGCGTCGGGCCATGTGGCCGGTGCTGCCTTTGACGTTTTTGCCAAAGAGCCCGCTACTGAAAACCCACTTTTCAATCTGCCGAACGTCGTCTGCACGCCGCATCTTGGTGCCGCAACCACAGAGGCCCAGGAAAACGTCGCTCTTCAGGTTGCTGAGCAGATGTCAGATTATTTGCTCACAGGTGCCGTGAGCAATGCGCTGAACATGCCGTCGGTGACTGCCGAAGAGGCCGCGGTGATGGGCCCGTGGATTAAACTGGCCGGACATCTGGGTGCATTTATTGGCCAGATGACCGACGAGCCAATCAAGGCGATCAACATTCTTTATGATGGGGCCGTGGCAGAAATGAACTTGGCGGCGCTCAACTGTAGCGTTGTTGCCGGCATCATGAAGCGGGCAAATCCAGATGTGAATATGGTCAGTGCACCCGTTGTTGCCCGCGAAAAAGGCATTCAGATCAGCACGACAAACCAAGACAAATCTGGCGTCTTTGACGGGTATATTAAGGTAACGGTTGTCACCGACAAGCGCGAGCGTTCGGTCGCGGGGACCGTGTTCTCGGACGGCAAGCCACGGTTCATCCAGATCAAAGGCATCCAGGTTGACGCAGAAATTGGCGCTCATATGCTTTATACCACTAACGAAGACATTCCCGGTATCATCGGTATGCTTGGCCAAACTATGGGCGAAAATGGCGTGAACATCGCCAACTTTACTCTTGGTCGTGCTGGCGTGCAGGGCGAAGCGATTGCCCTACTTTATGTAGACGAAGCCGTCCCAGCCCCGGTGATCAAAAAGCTTCAAGACACGGGCATGTTCACACAGGTCAAACCGCTCCAGTTTGAACTGGCATAG
- a CDS encoding metallophosphoesterase family protein produces MTNAIYAIGDIHGQLSQLERVLGLIEKDGGRDAQIVFLGDYTDRGPKSRDVLDVLIEGRDAQRNWTFLKGNHDRMFEWFLESPLRHDPFLMVELYWLHPRLGGDTTLVSYGVDASGRRREKDVHRDSLEAIPKKHIAFLNELKLSHAVEDLMFVHAGIRPDVALDAQIEEDLLWIRQEFHDHLGSHPKLIIHGHTPVDAATHYGNRVNLDTGAGYGKPLTAAVFEGGQCWQLTDRGRVLLDQEAQ; encoded by the coding sequence ATGACCAACGCTATCTATGCCATCGGTGATATCCACGGCCAACTTTCGCAGTTGGAGCGGGTGCTAGGGCTGATTGAAAAAGACGGCGGCAGGGATGCTCAGATCGTTTTCTTGGGCGACTACACCGATCGCGGCCCCAAAAGCCGCGACGTGCTGGATGTGTTGATCGAAGGGAGAGATGCTCAGCGGAATTGGACCTTTTTGAAGGGTAACCACGACCGTATGTTTGAGTGGTTTCTTGAAAGCCCGCTGCGCCATGACCCTTTCTTGATGGTTGAGCTTTATTGGCTGCATCCCCGGCTTGGCGGCGACACGACGCTCGTGTCTTACGGTGTTGATGCTAGCGGACGGAGACGTGAAAAAGATGTGCACCGCGACAGCCTTGAAGCGATCCCAAAAAAACACATCGCCTTTCTGAATGAGTTGAAGCTTAGCCATGCCGTCGAGGATTTGATGTTCGTTCATGCGGGCATTCGTCCCGACGTCGCTTTAGATGCTCAAATCGAGGAAGACTTGCTTTGGATCCGACAAGAATTTCATGACCACTTGGGTTCTCACCCCAAGCTGATTATCCATGGCCACACGCCCGTTGACGCAGCTACGCACTATGGCAACCGGGTAAATCTGGACACAGGGGCGGGGTACGGAAAACCGCTGACAGCCGCAGTCTTCGAGGGCGGCCAGTGCTGGCAGCTTACGGATCGCGGTCGGGTTTTGCTTGATCAGGAAGCCCAATAG
- the tdh gene encoding L-threonine 3-dehydrogenase, whose product MSNEMKALAKLHAKEGLWMTHAPVPEIGPDDVLIKINKTGICGTDIHIWNWDEWAEKTVPVPLITGHEFAGEIVELGANVKDLSLGQRCSGEGHLIGKNSRQSRAGKFHLDPATRGIGVNEQGAFAQYLRLPAFNVVPLPDEISDDIGAILDPLGNAVHTALSFDLVGEDVLITGAGPIGIMAAAVARHVGARHVVITDVNPDRLALAARVADVITVNVAEEELSDVIPRLKMKQGFDVGLEMSGNQQALDQMVEAMTMGGRIAMLGIPPGKSPVDWSRIVFKAITIKGVYGREIFETWYKMIAMLENGLDVSKIITHRFGVDEFEQGFAAMKSGQSGKVVLDWTSA is encoded by the coding sequence ATGAGCAATGAAATGAAAGCACTGGCTAAGTTGCACGCCAAAGAAGGCTTGTGGATGACCCATGCACCAGTGCCCGAAATTGGCCCGGATGATGTGCTGATCAAGATCAACAAAACGGGCATTTGTGGCACCGACATTCACATATGGAATTGGGATGAATGGGCTGAGAAGACTGTCCCAGTTCCCCTGATTACTGGTCACGAATTTGCTGGTGAGATTGTTGAATTGGGCGCAAACGTCAAAGATCTAAGCCTAGGTCAGCGTTGTTCTGGGGAAGGTCATTTGATTGGCAAAAACTCACGGCAAAGCCGGGCGGGTAAGTTCCACCTCGATCCTGCGACGCGGGGTATTGGCGTGAACGAGCAGGGGGCTTTTGCGCAGTACCTCCGCCTGCCAGCTTTCAACGTCGTGCCTTTGCCCGACGAGATTTCCGATGACATTGGGGCGATCCTGGATCCGCTTGGCAATGCTGTTCACACTGCACTGAGCTTTGATCTTGTGGGCGAGGATGTGCTGATTACTGGCGCTGGGCCCATCGGCATAATGGCAGCAGCAGTTGCCCGACATGTGGGCGCGCGGCATGTGGTGATAACGGATGTAAATCCTGACCGCCTTGCACTGGCTGCACGGGTTGCTGATGTGATCACCGTTAATGTCGCTGAAGAAGAATTATCAGATGTCATTCCACGTCTGAAAATGAAGCAGGGCTTTGACGTGGGCCTTGAGATGTCAGGCAATCAGCAGGCGCTTGATCAGATGGTCGAGGCGATGACGATGGGGGGTCGGATCGCGATGCTTGGCATTCCCCCCGGCAAGTCCCCTGTCGACTGGAGCCGCATTGTTTTCAAAGCGATTACCATAAAGGGTGTCTATGGCCGCGAGATATTTGAGACTTGGTACAAGATGATTGCCATGCTTGAGAACGGGTTGGACGTGTCCAAGATCATAACCCACCGTTTTGGAGTGGATGAATTCGAGCAGGGCTTTGCGGCGATGAAATCAGGCCAGTCAGGCAAAGTGGTTTTGGATTGGACCTCAGCCTGA
- a CDS encoding glycine C-acetyltransferase — translation MTQAYLSHITDTLAQIDAEGMMKRERLITSPQGGEVTVGGRSVINLCANNYLGLADHPELIAAAKDAMDPRGFGMASVRFICGTQDIHRTLEQRLAAFLGKDDSILFAACFDANAGLFEPLLGPEDAIVSDALNHASIIDGIRLCKAKRFRYANSDMTDLEGQLKNAREGGARFIMIATDGVFSMDGYLAKLPEITALAKKYDAMVMVDDCHATGFMGPKGAGTPAHNGVEVDILTGTLGKALGGAIGGYIAGPQPVIDLLRQRARPYLFSNSLPPSIVMAGIKALELVEQGDALRERLFENTRYWRSGLQALGFNLLPGEHPIVPVMLGEAQLAQDMAARLFDEGVYVSGFFFPVVPRGQARIRTQMNAALTREELDRALDAFGVAGRACGVVS, via the coding sequence ATGACACAAGCCTATCTCAGCCATATCACCGATACCTTGGCTCAAATTGATGCGGAGGGCATGATGAAACGCGAACGCCTCATCACCTCCCCTCAAGGTGGCGAGGTCACAGTGGGAGGCCGTTCGGTCATAAATCTATGCGCGAACAACTACCTTGGGCTTGCCGACCATCCCGAGCTGATCGCGGCCGCAAAAGATGCGATGGATCCTAGAGGCTTCGGTATGGCATCAGTCCGCTTCATCTGCGGCACCCAAGATATTCACCGAACACTTGAGCAAAGGCTGGCGGCATTCCTGGGCAAGGACGATAGCATCCTCTTTGCAGCGTGTTTTGACGCCAACGCTGGGTTGTTTGAGCCGCTGTTAGGGCCCGAGGATGCAATTGTTTCAGACGCCTTGAACCATGCATCAATCATTGATGGCATTCGTTTGTGCAAAGCCAAACGCTTTCGCTACGCAAACAGCGATATGACCGACCTTGAAGGCCAATTAAAGAACGCACGGGAGGGCGGTGCGCGGTTCATCATGATCGCGACCGATGGCGTGTTTTCGATGGACGGATATTTGGCCAAGCTGCCGGAAATCACGGCGCTGGCAAAGAAATACGATGCGATGGTTATGGTCGATGACTGCCACGCCACCGGTTTTATGGGTCCCAAGGGCGCAGGTACACCAGCTCACAACGGGGTTGAGGTGGATATCCTTACCGGCACTTTGGGCAAAGCGCTGGGCGGCGCGATCGGCGGTTATATTGCTGGACCGCAGCCCGTGATTGATCTTTTGCGCCAACGTGCGCGGCCCTATCTGTTTTCGAATTCACTCCCGCCCTCCATCGTCATGGCGGGTATCAAAGCGCTGGAACTGGTTGAGCAGGGCGATGCCCTGCGCGAGAGGCTTTTTGAGAACACCCGGTATTGGCGCAGTGGCTTGCAGGCGTTGGGCTTCAATTTGTTACCGGGCGAGCATCCAATTGTGCCTGTCATGTTAGGCGAAGCGCAATTGGCGCAGGACATGGCCGCCCGCTTGTTCGACGAAGGCGTCTATGTCTCAGGTTTCTTTTTCCCAGTTGTCCCACGGGGTCAGGCGCGGATTAGGACCCAGATGAACGCCGCATTGACCCGAGAAGAACTGGATCGCGCGCTGGATGCCTTCGGCGTAGCGGGTCGCGCGTGCGGGGTCGTGTCATGA
- a CDS encoding helix-turn-helix domain-containing protein, translating into MTENPDTILTQLPARLKEARRTQGLSLDGVAKLSGVSRSMVSQIERGESSPTIATLWNLTRALQVDFAGLLDGASGLAQIETLRAADVPSIDNLGSGCRIRILSPPEEAGKHEVYELLIAQGGKLESKPHTRGAREHLSIVEGTVDVTSADATSRVTAGDTARYAADVAHSIAAVDGPVRAFLVVQDA; encoded by the coding sequence ATGACGGAAAATCCCGACACTATCCTGACTCAACTCCCTGCGCGGCTCAAAGAAGCACGGCGCACACAAGGTCTGTCGCTCGATGGGGTGGCAAAGCTGTCTGGGGTCAGCCGCTCCATGGTCAGTCAGATTGAGCGCGGCGAATCCAGTCCAACAATCGCGACGCTGTGGAACTTGACCCGAGCTTTGCAGGTCGACTTTGCAGGTCTGCTTGATGGCGCATCGGGCTTGGCACAGATTGAAACGCTCCGCGCGGCTGATGTGCCATCCATCGACAATCTTGGGTCTGGTTGCCGCATCCGCATTCTGTCGCCACCAGAAGAAGCAGGTAAGCATGAGGTCTATGAGTTGCTGATCGCCCAAGGCGGGAAGCTTGAGAGTAAACCGCATACGCGCGGCGCACGCGAGCATCTCAGTATCGTCGAAGGCACCGTCGATGTGACCAGTGCGGATGCGACCAGCCGCGTCACGGCAGGGGATACAGCCCGCTATGCCGCAGATGTTGCGCATTCTATCGCAGCGGTTGATGGCCCGGTCCGCGCGTTTCTTGTGGTGCAGGACGCCTAG
- a CDS encoding acetyl-CoA C-acyltransferase family protein gives MTQEIVILSGARTAIGTFGGALAGTTPTALGATVAKAALSRADVDPAQIGHVVFGHVINTEPRDMYLSRVAAMDAGIPETVPAMNVNRLCGSGVQAIVSAMQSLMLGDASFALAGGAENMSRSPFILPAARWGQKMGDVKTMDMMLGALNCPFGTGHMGVTAENVADEHDISRADQDAFALQSQERAAAAIQAGHFTDQIVPIEVRKGRDTVAFEVDEHPKATTLDVLGGLRPVFRKEGRVTAGNASGINDGAAALVLATAEAAHASGLRPRARILGYAHAGVRPEVMGIGPVPAVKQLLEKTGLSIADFDVIESNEAFASQALAVSKELALDPARVNPNGGAIALGHPVGATGAIITIKALCELERIGGRRGLITMCIGGGQGIALAIELIG, from the coding sequence ATGACCCAAGAGATCGTCATCCTCAGCGGCGCGCGTACTGCCATCGGCACCTTTGGCGGCGCTTTGGCAGGCACGACACCAACGGCGCTCGGCGCAACCGTAGCCAAAGCAGCGCTCAGCCGCGCCGACGTCGATCCGGCCCAGATCGGTCATGTGGTTTTCGGCCATGTCATTAATACTGAGCCACGCGACATGTATCTGTCCCGTGTTGCTGCGATGGATGCCGGGATTCCGGAAACGGTGCCTGCAATGAACGTGAACCGCCTTTGTGGGTCGGGGGTGCAGGCGATTGTCTCGGCGATGCAATCATTGATGCTGGGTGATGCTTCCTTTGCCCTTGCAGGCGGTGCGGAAAATATGAGCCGATCGCCGTTCATTCTTCCCGCTGCCCGCTGGGGTCAGAAGATGGGCGATGTCAAGACGATGGACATGATGCTAGGCGCGCTGAACTGCCCATTCGGAACGGGACATATGGGCGTGACCGCTGAGAACGTAGCGGATGAACATGACATTAGCCGCGCGGACCAGGATGCTTTTGCACTGCAAAGCCAAGAACGCGCCGCGGCTGCTATCCAAGCCGGGCATTTCACAGATCAAATCGTTCCAATTGAGGTGCGCAAAGGACGCGATACCGTAGCCTTTGAAGTTGATGAGCACCCTAAGGCAACAACGCTCGACGTTCTGGGGGGCCTGCGCCCTGTCTTTCGCAAGGAGGGCCGCGTGACAGCCGGAAACGCCAGCGGCATTAATGATGGCGCTGCTGCACTTGTTTTGGCGACGGCAGAGGCGGCCCATGCATCGGGGCTGAGGCCGCGTGCACGTATCCTAGGGTATGCCCATGCAGGGGTACGCCCCGAGGTCATGGGAATTGGTCCTGTGCCAGCAGTGAAACAGCTGCTGGAAAAGACCGGGCTGAGCATTGCAGATTTCGACGTGATCGAGAGCAATGAGGCATTTGCCAGCCAAGCTTTGGCTGTCAGCAAAGAGCTTGCCCTTGATCCTGCGCGGGTCAATCCGAATGGAGGCGCTATCGCGCTTGGACACCCCGTTGGGGCAACAGGCGCGATCATCACCATAAAGGCGCTTTGTGAATTGGAGCGGATTGGAGGACGTCGCGGGTTGATCACGATGTGCATCGGCGGTGGTCAGGGCATTGCCTTGGCGATCGAGTTGATTGGGTAG
- the ubiB gene encoding 2-polyprenylphenol 6-hydroxylase: protein MRGPHNIWRLIRTGATFERTGAMNVVLDAFDATPALRFVARALGLPFKFLGYKGDPSMPPATRALTALGPAYIKFGQVLSTRPDVVGDELAVQLRVLQDKLPPFPTDVAKAEVEKELGMPLDAMFSEFSDSVAAASIAQVHKARMVSNGEEVAVKVLRPGIEKAFRKDVDAFYLCARMVELFSPGSRRLRPMEVIEHFDGVVRGELDLRLESSAASEYAANTKDDPGFQLPAIKWEHSARRVMTLEWADGVPMGDNAAIDAAGHDRVELSERILQLFLQHALRDGYFHGDMHQGNLKVAPNGDIIAYDFGIMGHIDEYTRRVYAEILYGFIRKDYKRVAKVHFEAGYVPADKDVDEFARALRAVGEPIFGMDASHISMARLLSYLFEVTERFGMETRTELILLQRTMVVVEGVARSLNPNMNIWQVASPVVTDYITKSIGPRAVLSDLTATARVLARFGPRLPALVEDALIRQQNVTPEPKRGFKRWIAAAAISGAAIALGANAIFTALG, encoded by the coding sequence GTGCGCGGCCCTCACAACATTTGGCGACTTATCCGCACTGGCGCCACGTTTGAACGCACGGGTGCCATGAACGTCGTGCTCGACGCATTCGATGCAACGCCGGCCCTGCGCTTTGTCGCGCGGGCGCTGGGCCTGCCGTTCAAGTTTCTCGGCTACAAGGGCGATCCGTCCATGCCCCCCGCCACCCGTGCGCTCACGGCTCTGGGTCCAGCCTACATCAAATTTGGCCAAGTGCTGTCGACCCGCCCTGATGTTGTTGGTGATGAACTTGCCGTCCAATTGCGGGTGCTCCAAGACAAATTACCGCCCTTCCCAACCGACGTCGCCAAGGCTGAAGTGGAAAAAGAGCTCGGTATGCCGCTGGACGCGATGTTCTCTGAATTCAGCGATTCCGTCGCCGCCGCATCTATCGCACAGGTTCACAAGGCGCGAATGGTCAGCAATGGCGAAGAGGTCGCTGTCAAAGTTCTGCGCCCGGGTATCGAAAAGGCATTTCGCAAGGATGTTGATGCCTTTTATCTCTGCGCGCGCATGGTTGAGCTTTTCTCGCCGGGCTCGCGACGCCTGCGCCCGATGGAAGTGATTGAGCATTTTGATGGTGTTGTCAGGGGGGAGCTTGACCTTCGGCTGGAATCCTCTGCCGCGTCTGAATATGCCGCCAACACCAAAGACGACCCCGGCTTCCAACTGCCTGCCATCAAGTGGGAACATTCCGCCCGCCGTGTGATGACGCTGGAATGGGCCGATGGCGTGCCAATGGGTGACAATGCGGCGATTGATGCTGCGGGTCATGACCGCGTTGAGCTGTCCGAACGGATCCTGCAACTTTTCCTACAGCATGCTCTGCGCGACGGATATTTCCACGGCGATATGCACCAAGGCAACCTCAAGGTCGCCCCAAATGGCGACATCATTGCGTATGATTTTGGCATCATGGGTCACATCGATGAGTACACCCGACGAGTCTACGCCGAGATCCTTTATGGGTTCATCCGTAAAGATTACAAACGCGTCGCTAAAGTGCATTTTGAGGCGGGATATGTCCCCGCCGATAAGGACGTGGATGAATTCGCCCGCGCGTTGCGCGCCGTCGGCGAGCCGATCTTTGGCATGGATGCATCGCACATCTCGATGGCTAGGCTGCTTAGCTACCTGTTTGAAGTGACCGAACGTTTCGGCATGGAAACCCGCACAGAGTTGATCTTGTTACAGCGCACGATGGTTGTGGTCGAAGGGGTGGCACGGTCCTTGAACCCAAACATGAACATCTGGCAAGTCGCGAGCCCCGTGGTGACGGATTATATCACCAAATCGATCGGCCCTCGCGCCGTTCTCTCTGACCTCACCGCGACCGCCCGCGTGTTGGCGCGCTTTGGCCCACGTTTGCCTGCGTTGGTCGAAGACGCGCTTATTCGTCAGCAAAATGTGACACCCGAACCAAAGCGCGGCTTTAAACGCTGGATCGCTGCAGCTGCGATCTCCGGTGCAGCAATCGCCTTAGGGGCCAATGCAATTTTCACCGCGCTGGGCTGA
- the ubiE gene encoding bifunctional demethylmenaquinone methyltransferase/2-methoxy-6-polyprenyl-1,4-benzoquinol methylase UbiE, with the protein MLNNIRKSDMTDKTTHFGAQTIPEGEKAGKVRNLFTDVANKYDIMNDVMSMGIHRVWKEAMMDWLAPRAGQKLLDVAGGTGDVSFKFLKRAGSGHATVLDLTESMLIEGRKRAEAAQLEGSLDWIVGDAMALPFEDNSFDVYTISFGIRNVTRPQEALNEAYRVLRPGGRLMVLEFSQLPNAGMQKAYDLYSFNVIPRMGQMIANDRDSYQYLVESIRNFPDQETFLGMVREAGFDNAKYRNLTMGVAALHSGWKI; encoded by the coding sequence ATGCTCAACAATATCCGGAAATCGGACATGACCGACAAGACAACCCATTTCGGCGCGCAGACAATCCCGGAAGGGGAGAAAGCAGGCAAAGTCCGCAATCTCTTTACCGACGTGGCCAATAAATATGACATCATGAACGATGTTATGAGCATGGGCATCCACCGCGTCTGGAAAGAAGCGATGATGGATTGGCTGGCCCCGCGTGCTGGGCAAAAGCTTCTGGATGTCGCAGGCGGCACTGGCGATGTGTCGTTCAAATTCCTCAAACGCGCCGGATCGGGCCATGCCACTGTGTTGGATTTGACCGAATCCATGTTGATCGAAGGCCGCAAACGCGCCGAGGCCGCGCAGCTTGAAGGCAGTCTTGACTGGATCGTTGGTGACGCAATGGCGCTGCCTTTCGAGGATAACAGCTTTGACGTTTACACAATCAGCTTTGGCATTCGTAACGTCACACGCCCCCAAGAAGCGCTGAACGAAGCTTACCGCGTTTTGCGCCCCGGTGGCCGCCTTATGGTGCTTGAATTCAGTCAGCTCCCAAACGCTGGGATGCAAAAAGCGTATGATCTTTACAGCTTTAACGTAATTCCACGGATGGGTCAGATGATCGCCAATGACCGCGACAGTTATCAGTATCTGGTCGAATCGATTCGTAACTTTCCCGATCAGGAAACGTTCCTTGGGATGGTGCGGGAGGCTGGATTTGATAACGCCAAGTACCGCAATCTGACGATGGGCGTCGCAGCGCTCCACTCCGGCTGGAAGATCTAG
- the mutM gene encoding bifunctional DNA-formamidopyrimidine glycosylase/DNA-(apurinic or apyrimidinic site) lyase: MPELPEVETVRRGLAPVMEGVVIERADVNRPDLRWPFPTNMAERLSGQKVELLRRRSKYLLADLSSGETLLVHLGMSGRMLVSGDPLGRFVHEHPPAEKHDHVVFHMQNGTRITFNDPRRFGAMDLMATEAGATHKLLAVLGPEPLGNDFHEKHLIDALKGRNMPIKSALLDQRIVAGLGNIYVCEALFRAGISPARKAGQISAQRIGALVPIIRDVLSAAIEAGGSSLRDFRQADGELGYFQHSFDVYGRENEPCRTVGCTAHISRMVQSGRSSFYCASCQR, encoded by the coding sequence TTGCCCGAACTGCCCGAAGTTGAAACCGTTCGCCGAGGCCTTGCGCCCGTCATGGAAGGCGTTGTGATTGAGCGGGCGGACGTCAATCGCCCCGATCTGCGATGGCCCTTTCCAACGAACATGGCAGAGCGCCTGTCGGGACAAAAGGTCGAGCTTTTGCGGCGCCGCTCCAAGTATCTTTTGGCGGATTTAAGCAGTGGCGAGACGCTGCTGGTGCATTTGGGTATGTCCGGTCGAATGCTAGTGTCTGGCGATCCACTGGGACGTTTTGTGCATGAACACCCCCCAGCGGAAAAGCATGACCATGTTGTTTTTCACATGCAAAACGGTACGCGGATTACATTTAACGACCCACGCCGTTTTGGCGCGATGGACTTGATGGCAACGGAGGCAGGTGCAACCCATAAGCTTCTGGCGGTTTTGGGACCGGAGCCATTGGGCAATGATTTTCATGAAAAGCACCTGATCGACGCGCTCAAGGGGCGCAATATGCCAATCAAATCGGCCCTGCTGGATCAGCGAATCGTCGCGGGATTGGGCAACATCTACGTTTGCGAGGCGCTGTTTCGAGCGGGGATCAGCCCAGCGCGCAAGGCTGGGCAAATTTCTGCGCAGCGGATTGGGGCGTTGGTGCCGATCATCCGCGACGTCCTATCAGCGGCGATCGAGGCGGGCGGCTCTTCGTTACGAGATTTTCGCCAAGCAGATGGAGAACTTGGGTATTTTCAGCACTCTTTTGATGTCTACGGACGCGAAAACGAACCCTGCAGAACCGTGGGTTGTACTGCGCATATCAGTCGCATGGTACAATCAGGCCGCTCCTCTTTCTACTGTGCGTCATGTCAAAGATAG